A single genomic interval of Mangifera indica cultivar Alphonso chromosome 5, CATAS_Mindica_2.1, whole genome shotgun sequence harbors:
- the LOC123216344 gene encoding secoisolariciresinol dehydrogenase-like gives MATTSVLTAIKRSCTQLRRLEGKVAMITGGASGIGECTAKLFANHGAKVVIVDIQDQLGHSVVDAIDTSNSSYVHCDVTDESQIKNAIDQAVSTHGKLDIMFNNAGISGEHKPRIIDSTKADFERVLRVNVTGVFLGIKHAARVMIPACSGSIISTASIASQIGGMASHAYCSSKHAVLGLTRNVAVELGQFGIRVNCLSPYGVATPMATKFFGLGDEAIENLMHSLGVLKGVKLKAEDVANAALYLASDEAKYVIGHNLFIDGAFSIVNGSFGKLQNPDS, from the exons ATGGCAACCACATCCGTTCTCACTGCAATCAAAAGAAG ttgtacACAATTGCGTAGACTAGAGGGCAAAGTGGCAATGATCACAGGAGGAGCCAGTGGCATTGGTGAGTGCACAGCAAAACTCTTCGCAAACCATGGAGCTAAAGTTGTAATCGTCGATATCCAAGACCAACTTGGCCATTCAGTAGTCGACGCCATCGACACATCAAACTCTTCCTATGTCCATTGCGACGTAACCGATGAATCCCAAATAAAAAATGCCATTGACCAAGCCGTTTCAACTCACGGCAAGCTCGACATAATGTTCAACAACGCTGGCATTAGCGGTGAGCACAAGCCACGCATAATTGACAGCACAAAGGCCGATTTTGAGCGAGTTCTTAGAGTAAATGTCACCGGTGTTTTCCTCGGCATCAAGCATGCAGCACGTGTTATGATTCCAGCTTGCAGTGGAAGCATAATTTCAACAGCTAGCATAGCCTCACAAATTGGCGGAATGGCCTCGCATGCGTATTGTTCTTCAAAACACGCCGTGTTGGGGTTAACAAGAAATGTTGCTGTTGAGCTTGGACAATTTGGCATTAGAGTGAATTGTTTGTCGCCTTATGGTGTTGCAACGCCTATGGCCACAAAATTTTTCGGGCTTGGCGATGAGGCGATTGAGAATTTGATGCATTCGCTTGGTGTGTTGAAAGGTGTGAAACTTAAAGCAGAAGATGTAGCAAATGCAGCTCTTTATTTAGCAAGTGATGAGGCCAAGTACGTGATTGGACATAATCTTTTTATAGACGGGGCTTTTTCTATTGTTAATGGGTCATTTGGGAAGCTTCAGAATCCCGATTCTTGA
- the LOC123215599 gene encoding secoisolariciresinol dehydrogenase-like isoform X2 yields the protein MLFTLNCKSDIHRSTFEGLLLSKMATTSVLTAITRRLEGKVAMITGGASGIGECTAKLFANHGAKVVIVDIQDQLGHSVVDAIGTSNSSYVHCDVTDESQIKNAIDQTVSTHGKLDIMFNNAGIIGEHKPRIIDSTKADFERVLRVNVTGVFLGIKHAARVMIPACSGSIISTASIASQIGGMASHAYCSSKHAVLGLTRNVAVELGQFGIRVNCLSPYAVATPMATKSFGLGDEEIENLMHSLGVLKGVKLKAEDVANAALYLASDEAKYVSGHNLFIDGAFSIVNGSFGKLQNPDS from the exons atgttgttcACTTTAAATTGTAAATCAGATATACATCGATCAACTTTTGAAGGTCTCCTCCTCTCGAAGATGGCAACCACATCCGTTCTCACTGCAATCACAAGAAG ACTAGAGGGAAAAGTGGCAATGATCACAGGAGGAGCCAGTGGCATTGGTGAGTGCACAGCAAAACTCTTCGCAAACCATGGAGCTAAAGTTGTAATCGTCGATATCCAAGACCAACTTGGCCATTCAGTAGTCGACGCCATCGGCACATCAAACTCTTCCTACGTCCATTGCGACGTAACCGATGAATCCCAAATAAAAAATGCCATTGACCAAACCGTTTCAACTCACGGCAAGCTCGACATAATGTTCAACAACGCTGGCATTATCGGTGAGCACAAGCCACGCATAATTGACAGCACAAAGGCCGATTTTGAGCGAGTTCTTAGAGTAAATGTCACCGGAGTTTTCCTCGGCATCAAGCATGCAGCACGTGTTATGATTCCAGCTTGCAGTGGAAGCATAATTTCAACAGCTAGCATAGCCTCACAAATTGGCGGCATGGCCTCGCATGCGTATTGTTCTTCAAAACACGCCGTGTTGGGGTTAACAAGAAATGTTGCTGTTGAGCTTGGACAATTTGGCATTAGAGTGAATTGTTTGTCGCCTTATGCTGTTGCAACGCCTATGGCCACAAAATCTTTCGGGCTTGGCGATGAGGAGATTGAGAATTTGATGCATTCGCTTGGTGTGTTGAAAGGTGTGAAACTTAAAGCAGAAGATGTAGCAAATGCAGCTCTTTATTTAGCAAGTGATGAAGCCAAGTACGTGAGTGGACATAATCTTTTTATAGACGGGGCTTTTTCTATTGTTAATGGGTCATTTGGGAAGCTTCAGAATCCCGATTCTTGA
- the LOC123215599 gene encoding secoisolariciresinol dehydrogenase-like isoform X1: MLFTLNCKSDIHRSTFEGLLLSKMATTSVLTAITRSCAQLRRLEGKVAMITGGASGIGECTAKLFANHGAKVVIVDIQDQLGHSVVDAIGTSNSSYVHCDVTDESQIKNAIDQTVSTHGKLDIMFNNAGIIGEHKPRIIDSTKADFERVLRVNVTGVFLGIKHAARVMIPACSGSIISTASIASQIGGMASHAYCSSKHAVLGLTRNVAVELGQFGIRVNCLSPYAVATPMATKSFGLGDEEIENLMHSLGVLKGVKLKAEDVANAALYLASDEAKYVSGHNLFIDGAFSIVNGSFGKLQNPDS; encoded by the exons atgttgttcACTTTAAATTGTAAATCAGATATACATCGATCAACTTTTGAAGGTCTCCTCCTCTCGAAGATGGCAACCACATCCGTTCTCACTGCAATCACAAGAAG ttgtgcACAATTGCGTAGACTAGAGGGAAAAGTGGCAATGATCACAGGAGGAGCCAGTGGCATTGGTGAGTGCACAGCAAAACTCTTCGCAAACCATGGAGCTAAAGTTGTAATCGTCGATATCCAAGACCAACTTGGCCATTCAGTAGTCGACGCCATCGGCACATCAAACTCTTCCTACGTCCATTGCGACGTAACCGATGAATCCCAAATAAAAAATGCCATTGACCAAACCGTTTCAACTCACGGCAAGCTCGACATAATGTTCAACAACGCTGGCATTATCGGTGAGCACAAGCCACGCATAATTGACAGCACAAAGGCCGATTTTGAGCGAGTTCTTAGAGTAAATGTCACCGGAGTTTTCCTCGGCATCAAGCATGCAGCACGTGTTATGATTCCAGCTTGCAGTGGAAGCATAATTTCAACAGCTAGCATAGCCTCACAAATTGGCGGCATGGCCTCGCATGCGTATTGTTCTTCAAAACACGCCGTGTTGGGGTTAACAAGAAATGTTGCTGTTGAGCTTGGACAATTTGGCATTAGAGTGAATTGTTTGTCGCCTTATGCTGTTGCAACGCCTATGGCCACAAAATCTTTCGGGCTTGGCGATGAGGAGATTGAGAATTTGATGCATTCGCTTGGTGTGTTGAAAGGTGTGAAACTTAAAGCAGAAGATGTAGCAAATGCAGCTCTTTATTTAGCAAGTGATGAAGCCAAGTACGTGAGTGGACATAATCTTTTTATAGACGGGGCTTTTTCTATTGTTAATGGGTCATTTGGGAAGCTTCAGAATCCCGATTCTTGA
- the LOC123215599 gene encoding secoisolariciresinol dehydrogenase-like isoform X3 produces the protein MATTSVLTAITRRLEGKVAMITGGASGIGECTAKLFANHGAKVVIVDIQDQLGHSVVDAIGTSNSSYVHCDVTDESQIKNAIDQTVSTHGKLDIMFNNAGIIGEHKPRIIDSTKADFERVLRVNVTGVFLGIKHAARVMIPACSGSIISTASIASQIGGMASHAYCSSKHAVLGLTRNVAVELGQFGIRVNCLSPYAVATPMATKSFGLGDEEIENLMHSLGVLKGVKLKAEDVANAALYLASDEAKYVSGHNLFIDGAFSIVNGSFGKLQNPDS, from the exons ATGGCAACCACATCAGTTCTCACTGCAATCACAAGAAG ACTAGAGGGAAAAGTGGCAATGATCACAGGAGGAGCCAGTGGCATTGGTGAGTGCACAGCAAAACTCTTCGCAAACCATGGAGCTAAAGTTGTAATCGTCGATATCCAAGACCAACTTGGCCATTCAGTAGTCGACGCCATCGGCACATCAAACTCTTCCTACGTCCATTGCGACGTAACCGATGAATCCCAAATAAAAAATGCCATTGACCAAACCGTTTCAACTCACGGCAAGCTCGACATAATGTTCAACAACGCTGGCATTATCGGTGAGCACAAGCCACGCATAATTGACAGCACAAAGGCCGATTTTGAGCGAGTTCTTAGAGTAAATGTCACCGGAGTTTTCCTCGGCATCAAGCATGCAGCACGTGTTATGATTCCAGCTTGCAGTGGAAGCATAATTTCAACAGCTAGCATAGCCTCACAAATTGGCGGCATGGCCTCGCATGCGTATTGTTCTTCAAAACACGCCGTGTTGGGGTTAACAAGAAATGTTGCTGTTGAGCTTGGACAATTTGGCATTAGAGTGAATTGTTTGTCGCCTTATGCTGTTGCAACGCCTATGGCCACAAAATCTTTCGGGCTTGGCGATGAGGAGATTGAGAATTTGATGCATTCGCTTGGTGTGTTGAAAGGTGTGAAACTTAAAGCAGAAGATGTAGCAAATGCAGCTCTTTATTTAGCAAGTGATGAAGCCAAGTACGTGAGTGGACATAATCTTTTTATAGACGGGGCTTTTTCTATTGTTAATGGGTCATTTGGGAAGCTTCAGAATCCCGATTCTTGA